A stretch of the Aegilops tauschii subsp. strangulata cultivar AL8/78 chromosome 4, Aet v6.0, whole genome shotgun sequence genome encodes the following:
- the LOC109740596 gene encoding hydroxyacylglutathione hydrolase cytoplasmic produces the protein MAGLAHQLTGREDPGSPKRLFPILKPSTTLSSLPACFHSSPSGFRSRNRKMKIIPVACLEDNYAYLIVDESTKAAAAVDPVEPEKVLAAASEVGAYIDCVLTTHHHWDHAGGNEKMRLLVPGIKVYGGSMDNVKGCTDQVENGTKLSIGKEIDILCLHTPCHTKGHISYYVTSKEEEDPAVFTGDTLFIAGCGRFFEGTAEQMYQSLCVTLGSLPKSTRVYCGHEYTVKSLQFMLTVEPENEKMKQKLEWAQKQREANQPTVPSTIGDELEINTFMRVDLPEIQAKFGAKSAVEALRTVRNIKDTWKG, from the exons ATGGCAGGCCTGGCTCACCAATTGACGGGTAGAGAGGATCCTGGTTCCCCAAAGCGGTTGTTCCCCATTCTTAAACCTTCCACGACCCTCTCCTCCCTTCCGGCCTGCTTCCACTCTTCTCCGTCAGGATTTCGTTCCAGAAATCGAAAGATGAAGATCATTCCGGTGGCTTGCTTGGAGGATAACTATGCCTACCT GATCGTTgacgagagcaccaaggcggcggcggccgtcgACCCGGTGGAGCCGGAGAAGGTGCTGGCGGCGGCCAGCGAGGTCGGCGCCTACATCGACTGCGTCCTCACCACCCACCACCACTG GGATCATGCTGGTGGCAATGAGAAGATGAGGCTGCTGGTGCCAGGGATTAAGGTCTATGGGGGATCCATGGACAATGTTAAAGGCTGCACTGATCAGGTGGAAAACGGAACTAAGTTATCCATTGGGAAGGAAATTGACATACTGTGCCTACATACGCCATG TCATACAAAAGGTCATATTAGCTACTACGTTACTAGCAAAGAGGAGGAAGACCCAGCAGTATTTACTGGAGACACCTTG TTCATTGCTGGCTGTGGGAGGTTTTTCGAGGGTACGGCAGAGCAAATGTACCAGTCCCTTTGTGTTACACTGGGCTCGCTGCCTAAGTCAACTCGTGTTTACTGTGGCCATGAG TACACTGTAAAGAGCCTACAATTCATGCTGACAGTCGAGCCAGAGAACGAAAAAATGAAGCAGAAACTGGAATGGGCTCAAAAGCAGCGTGAAGCAAATCAACCGACGGTTCCCTCAACTATAGGAGATGAGCTTGAGATAAACACCTTCATGCGTGTTGATCTGCCTGAAATACAG GCAAAATTTGGTGCCAAGTCGGCAGTTGAAGCGCTGAGGACGGTCAGGAACATCAAGGATACCTGGAAAGGTTGA